Proteins encoded together in one Desulfovibrio sp. Huiquan2017 window:
- a CDS encoding type II toxin-antitoxin system ParD family antitoxin: protein MEKISISLTSDQARLIEQAVGSGDYASSSEVVREALREWKAKRLLGRFWDEGVMSGDAAPESIEDIKAEARKGVV from the coding sequence ATGGAAAAAATCAGCATATCCCTGACGAGCGATCAAGCCCGTCTGATTGAACAGGCCGTCGGCAGTGGCGACTACGCCTCTTCCAGTGAAGTTGTGCGCGAAGCGTTACGCGAATGGAAAGCCAAGCGACTGCTTGGCCGGTTTTGGGACGAGGGTGTTATGAGCGGTGACGCTGCTCCGGAGTCCATCGAAGACATCAAGGCCGAAGCGCGTAAGGGTGTCGTGTAG
- a CDS encoding type II toxin-antitoxin system RelE/ParE family toxin, whose translation MLPVIRLKKARQDLIDIWRHIAMDDPQSADTVLDAIDAKCQRLSRHPQLGPAREDIRPGLRYLVIGSYLALYKVDEDAVRVVRVLHGHRDLGGLFVE comes from the coding sequence ATGCTGCCCGTCATACGCCTTAAAAAGGCGCGACAGGATTTGATCGACATTTGGCGGCATATCGCCATGGACGACCCGCAGTCGGCGGATACTGTCCTCGACGCCATTGACGCCAAGTGCCAACGGCTGTCGCGCCATCCTCAACTCGGCCCGGCGCGTGAAGATATTCGCCCCGGCTTGCGGTACCTCGTCATCGGTTCCTACCTGGCATTGTATAAAGTCGATGAGGACGCGGTCCGCGTTGTGCGCGTCCTGCATGGTCATCGCGACCTGGGCGGGCTGTTTGTTGAATAA
- a CDS encoding AAA family ATPase, producing MSEILKELQAIHPVEHDAGEIFSGKKSKRKVRGFAAPSSFTPDLNPEYLFHDSSRDAVVWFMDSSDPLYVFGPAGSGKTSLIKQLAAKLNYPVFEITGHGRLEFPDMVGHLTVEDSNMSFQYGPLALAMKFGGLFLLNEIDLLDPATAAGLNGILDGDPLCIPENGGEVIKPHPLFRFAATANTNGGTDETGLYQGTLRQNLAFMDRFWLCEIGYPSPKAERELLHRKAPELPNDVRTKMVEYANEVRKLFMGEADGSFRDTIEVTFSTRTLIRWANLTVRFQPLARQGIQPVTYALDRALGYRATPETRTVLHELAQRIFPQETKE from the coding sequence ATGAGTGAAATTCTGAAAGAATTACAAGCCATCCATCCTGTCGAGCATGACGCTGGAGAGATTTTCAGCGGCAAAAAGTCCAAGCGGAAAGTGCGCGGATTCGCGGCACCGTCTTCGTTCACTCCCGATCTAAATCCTGAATACCTGTTCCACGATTCAAGCCGGGACGCGGTCGTCTGGTTCATGGATTCATCCGATCCACTGTACGTGTTCGGGCCAGCCGGTTCCGGCAAAACAAGCTTGATCAAGCAGCTTGCCGCCAAGCTGAATTACCCGGTTTTCGAGATTACCGGGCATGGGCGTTTGGAGTTCCCCGACATGGTCGGACATCTGACCGTTGAGGATTCCAACATGTCGTTCCAGTACGGTCCGCTTGCGCTGGCCATGAAGTTCGGCGGGCTCTTCTTGCTCAATGAGATTGACCTGCTTGATCCGGCGACAGCTGCTGGTCTGAACGGCATCCTGGACGGCGATCCCCTCTGCATTCCCGAGAACGGAGGAGAGGTCATCAAGCCTCACCCCCTGTTTCGGTTCGCGGCCACGGCCAACACCAATGGTGGGACCGATGAGACCGGGCTCTATCAGGGGACTCTTCGGCAGAATCTGGCGTTTATGGATCGCTTCTGGCTGTGCGAGATCGGCTACCCGAGCCCCAAGGCGGAGCGAGAGCTGCTGCATCGCAAAGCTCCGGAGCTTCCCAATGATGTGCGGACCAAGATGGTGGAATACGCCAACGAGGTCCGCAAATTGTTTATGGGCGAGGCCGATGGCAGCTTCCGCGACACCATCGAAGTGACCTTCTCGACCCGCACCCTCATTCGCTGGGCAAACCTGACCGTTCGCTTCCAACCGCTTGCCCGCCAAGGCATCCAACCCGTGACCTATGCGCTCGATCGCGCTCTGGGCTATCGCGCCACTCCGGAGACCCGGACCGTGCTGCATGAGCTGGCGCAACGCATCTTCCCCCAAGAAACAAAGGAGTAA
- a CDS encoding DUF3150 domain-containing protein: MDTQTDITVLDNLMAINLDVSIWTARKKLTPADFGGAALPPDDLASLGSKKVCDPTELRIFGTLKARAVNLLDRTGVRFLGGWAIPEDKADDIVAELSVIRDDFLAAKDQFLNRYDEAVRDWISLHPGWERLIGASTVSADYVRSHIGFKWQMFKLLPPADDAVHQGLHEEVQDLGGTLFGEVAKAATDTWKRCFEGKDKVTHKALSPLRSIHAKLAGLSFVEPRVVSIVDLLDTAFNRVSKRGHIEGSELVMLQGVVSLLRDPATLVAHGQKIIEGQDASDILAGLVSGTLPVPPEEKPSVKTRLVPEVVHQHAIDSQGLW; encoded by the coding sequence ATGGACACTCAGACTGATATCACCGTGCTCGACAATTTGATGGCCATTAATCTGGACGTGAGCATCTGGACCGCCCGAAAGAAGTTGACGCCCGCTGATTTCGGTGGCGCTGCATTGCCGCCCGATGACCTGGCATCGCTGGGCAGCAAAAAGGTTTGCGACCCCACAGAGCTGCGCATCTTCGGCACACTCAAGGCACGCGCCGTGAATCTCCTGGACAGGACCGGCGTCCGCTTCCTTGGCGGCTGGGCCATCCCTGAGGACAAGGCCGACGACATTGTGGCCGAACTGAGCGTGATCCGAGACGATTTTCTCGCCGCCAAGGATCAGTTTCTCAATCGCTACGACGAAGCCGTGCGCGACTGGATATCTCTGCATCCGGGCTGGGAACGGCTGATCGGAGCCTCGACGGTCAGTGCGGATTATGTCCGCAGTCACATCGGGTTCAAGTGGCAGATGTTCAAGCTGCTGCCCCCGGCGGACGACGCCGTTCATCAGGGACTGCATGAGGAGGTCCAGGACCTGGGCGGCACGCTGTTCGGCGAAGTCGCCAAGGCTGCCACGGATACCTGGAAGCGCTGTTTCGAGGGCAAGGACAAGGTGACGCACAAGGCGCTTTCGCCCCTGCGCTCCATCCATGCCAAGCTGGCCGGGCTGAGCTTCGTGGAGCCCCGCGTCGTGTCGATAGTCGATCTGCTGGATACGGCGTTCAACCGTGTGTCCAAGCGCGGACACATTGAGGGAAGTGAACTGGTCATGCTTCAGGGCGTGGTTTCGCTCCTGCGCGATCCCGCGACACTCGTTGCGCATGGTCAGAAGATCATCGAGGGCCAGGATGCCAGCGATATCCTGGCCGGGCTGGTGTCGGGAACGCTTCCGGTTCCGCCGGAGGAGAAGCCTTCAGTCAAGACCCGGCTTGTTCCCGAGGTGGTGCATCAGCACGCTATCGATAGCCAGGGGCTCTGGTGA
- a CDS encoding VWA domain-containing protein encodes MTNNLIMKSLPMVASVLGSKYGVKVAIGGKDAYTDGNTIHLPALPLECSETLIGLARGYIDHEAAHIRETRFDWLRLANLTPLEMHVWNTFEDWRVEHRLARLFPGCRSNFTWLIRHLFGDTSEKVADPAMAILNWLLLSVRAWDVPSLNGQRDDVGNFVESHYPGLTGRLNHVLEKVHAYCDSTQDCILYAREVVSLLKEKVASLPRQNGESKTGKSGKNGVSDELPLDALNRLIQADDIDLPEGLGEALAASLRKESPKELDESLRVARLGTKTTKPLDPEDVTATRRASIALRTQLQGLLQSSVLTRSMVGRHGRLDARQLHKVSVADARVFKRTGRKVGINTAVHILLDCSGSMRKRIKLTTQVCHAVAKALDAIDGINVAVTAFPAGAPSNGGNGNDRAPTVCPILAHGERMHDKFVVSATGCTPLGEAIWWTLQQMQPLTESRKIALILTDGDPDSFPAARNAIEDGRRFGVEIYGLGITSETITKLLPNHSRTINDLSELAPVIFGMLRGALVK; translated from the coding sequence ATGACCAATAATCTCATCATGAAATCCCTGCCCATGGTGGCATCGGTCCTTGGGAGCAAGTACGGCGTGAAGGTCGCCATCGGCGGCAAGGACGCGTACACGGACGGCAATACCATCCACTTGCCTGCGTTGCCCTTGGAATGCAGCGAGACGCTCATAGGCTTAGCTCGCGGGTACATCGATCACGAGGCCGCCCACATCCGAGAAACGAGGTTCGATTGGCTGCGTCTAGCCAACCTGACCCCGCTTGAGATGCACGTATGGAACACCTTTGAAGACTGGCGCGTGGAGCATCGGCTGGCCCGGCTGTTCCCCGGTTGCAGGTCGAACTTCACCTGGCTCATCCGGCATCTCTTCGGGGATACGTCGGAGAAGGTGGCCGATCCGGCCATGGCCATACTCAACTGGCTGTTGTTGTCGGTCCGGGCGTGGGACGTGCCGTCTCTGAACGGGCAACGGGACGATGTTGGTAACTTCGTTGAATCCCATTATCCCGGTCTCACCGGACGGTTGAACCATGTCCTGGAAAAGGTGCACGCCTACTGCGATTCCACTCAGGATTGCATCCTCTATGCGCGGGAAGTCGTTTCGCTTCTCAAAGAGAAAGTGGCTTCTTTGCCCCGACAAAATGGGGAATCGAAAACGGGTAAATCGGGTAAAAATGGAGTGTCTGATGAACTCCCTTTGGACGCTTTGAATCGACTGATTCAAGCGGATGACATCGACTTGCCCGAGGGCCTTGGCGAAGCCCTGGCGGCAAGCCTGCGCAAGGAATCGCCCAAGGAATTGGACGAATCCCTGCGCGTGGCGCGTCTTGGCACTAAGACCACGAAACCGCTCGACCCCGAAGATGTGACCGCAACTAGGCGGGCATCGATCGCCCTGCGGACACAGCTTCAGGGGCTGCTGCAATCGTCCGTACTGACGCGGAGCATGGTTGGCCGTCATGGCAGGCTGGACGCCCGGCAACTGCATAAAGTCTCGGTGGCTGATGCTCGCGTCTTCAAGCGGACTGGTCGCAAGGTCGGCATCAACACCGCCGTGCACATCCTCCTGGACTGCTCGGGCTCCATGCGAAAGCGGATCAAGCTGACGACGCAGGTCTGTCATGCCGTAGCCAAGGCCCTGGACGCCATCGACGGCATCAACGTGGCCGTAACGGCCTTCCCGGCGGGTGCTCCGAGTAATGGTGGCAACGGAAACGATCGCGCCCCCACAGTTTGCCCGATTCTGGCCCATGGTGAACGAATGCACGACAAGTTCGTCGTGAGCGCCACCGGCTGCACCCCGCTTGGCGAGGCGATCTGGTGGACATTGCAGCAAATGCAGCCACTAACCGAATCCAGGAAGATCGCCCTCATCCTGACGGACGGCGATCCTGATTCCTTCCCTGCCGCCCGCAATGCCATTGAAGATGGCAGACGCTTTGGCGTCGAGATATATGGCCTTGGCATCACTTCCGAGACTATCACCAAGCTGCTCCCCAATCACAGTCGCACCATCAACGACTTGTCAGAACTGGCTCCGGTCATATTCGGCATGCTTCGCGGTGCGCTCGTCAAATAA
- a CDS encoding viperin family antiviral radical SAM protein translates to MQLVFNWHMTDRCNYSCHYCFASWEAGDEICHNPKTTETLFTELAQASSAPMLQSVSLNSTSPIRINFVGGEPLIFGYKTVGIVKKAVEKFGFEASIVTNASLLEKNIDIVDYLEVVGISVDSLSHETNLKIGRHSHVGKTLLESDLETLITRIKKIKPDLKIKFNTVVNAYNWNERIVEKLIQYNPDKIKIFKQIPFGSNNGISELEFTEFLKLNSISWHGLHVENNEDMTESYLMIDPLGRFFQNGKLNIYKYSHPIYSVGLRRSLAEIKFNHAKFSKRYGVCPNV, encoded by the coding sequence ATGCAGCTAGTGTTTAATTGGCACATGACGGATCGGTGCAATTACTCTTGCCATTATTGTTTCGCATCATGGGAAGCCGGTGATGAGATATGCCATAACCCGAAGACCACAGAAACTCTTTTTACAGAACTGGCTCAGGCTTCTAGTGCACCGATGCTGCAGTCGGTCTCACTAAATTCAACTTCCCCAATACGTATTAATTTTGTTGGCGGAGAACCTTTGATTTTCGGCTATAAAACGGTTGGGATTGTAAAGAAGGCTGTTGAAAAATTCGGTTTCGAAGCGTCTATCGTTACGAACGCCTCGCTTCTAGAAAAAAACATCGATATAGTTGATTATCTTGAGGTGGTTGGGATCTCCGTTGATTCCTTGTCGCATGAAACCAATCTCAAAATTGGACGTCACTCTCATGTTGGCAAAACTTTACTTGAGTCTGATTTAGAAACGCTCATAACGCGTATAAAGAAGATAAAGCCTGATCTTAAAATTAAGTTCAATACTGTTGTGAATGCCTACAATTGGAATGAGCGAATTGTTGAAAAACTCATCCAATACAATCCTGACAAGATCAAGATATTCAAGCAAATCCCGTTTGGATCCAACAATGGGATTTCAGAGCTCGAATTTACAGAGTTTCTAAAACTGAATTCAATATCGTGGCATGGTCTTCATGTTGAAAACAATGAAGACATGACTGAAAGCTACTTGATGATTGACCCCTTAGGGCGTTTCTTTCAAAATGGAAAATTGAACATATACAAATACAGCCACCCTATATACTCCGTCGGATTAAGAAGATCGTTGGCTGAAATAAAATTTAATCATGCAAAATTTTCCAAACGTTATGGAGTGTGTCCAAATGTTTAA
- a CDS encoding site-specific integrase, producing MSRKWINSKKFTGVRWQQHSTRKHGVRFDRNFGYRFMFNGKQYEGLLGWESEGWSESNAYLKKQLYLENAKNGLGPTGPQEENQRSREAVLSEKRKDTSFEDYFNNRYLPEARTRKKPTTIKSEKQHLETWISPQLNGKPMRSVTPDDIEQIKLAILDKGRTLRTAQLSLAIFRLVWNHARKRGIVETESPTRAIEVGRINNARTRFLKPEEAQKLLDTVRALDEKAYELTLAALYTGARLGELTGLTWSGIDLQEKSITLLHTKTGKPRILPMAKPLHEILRKASKGSPEELVFTNSDGNAWGEAPWGFRQAIKDLKFNDGRTDKREWICFHSLRHTAASMMLAAGVDIRTIQSHFGWSTLAMLQRYTHALDESKRAAVDSLEKALETKSGGKVIPFNRKAK from the coding sequence ATGAGCAGGAAATGGATCAACTCGAAAAAATTTACCGGAGTCAGGTGGCAACAGCATAGCACACGCAAACATGGCGTGCGATTTGATCGCAATTTCGGCTACCGATTCATGTTTAATGGGAAGCAGTACGAAGGCCTGCTTGGCTGGGAGTCTGAAGGCTGGTCTGAAAGTAATGCCTACTTAAAAAAACAATTGTATCTTGAAAACGCAAAGAATGGACTCGGCCCCACCGGCCCCCAAGAAGAGAATCAACGATCACGCGAAGCAGTCCTTTCCGAGAAACGCAAGGACACGTCCTTTGAGGACTATTTCAACAATCGTTACCTCCCGGAAGCCCGTACCCGGAAAAAGCCCACAACGATCAAAAGCGAAAAGCAACACCTTGAGACATGGATTTCCCCTCAGCTCAACGGGAAGCCCATGCGGTCCGTCACTCCGGATGACATCGAACAGATCAAACTCGCCATCCTGGACAAAGGGCGCACCCTGCGAACAGCCCAACTTTCTCTAGCCATATTTCGCCTCGTCTGGAATCACGCCAGGAAAAGAGGCATCGTCGAGACTGAAAGCCCTACCCGAGCGATCGAAGTGGGGAGAATAAATAACGCCCGGACCCGATTCCTCAAACCAGAGGAAGCGCAAAAGCTGCTGGATACTGTCAGGGCTCTCGACGAGAAAGCCTACGAACTAACTTTGGCGGCCCTCTACACCGGCGCAAGGCTTGGTGAACTTACTGGCCTCACATGGAGTGGTATCGACCTGCAGGAAAAGTCGATCACCCTCCTCCACACGAAAACGGGCAAGCCACGCATCTTACCCATGGCCAAGCCGCTCCATGAAATCCTCAGAAAGGCCTCAAAAGGCTCGCCTGAAGAGCTTGTCTTCACCAATTCGGATGGGAATGCCTGGGGTGAAGCCCCCTGGGGCTTCCGTCAAGCCATCAAAGACCTCAAGTTTAACGACGGCCGCACGGACAAGCGGGAATGGATATGTTTCCACAGTCTGCGTCATACAGCGGCATCCATGATGCTCGCTGCCGGAGTGGATATCCGCACCATCCAATCCCACTTCGGCTGGTCTACCCTCGCCATGCTCCAGCGATACACCCATGCCCTGGATGAGTCGAAACGTGCGGCTGTGGATTCGCTGGAAAAGGCTTTGGAGACGAAGTCCGGCGGGAAGGTTATACCTTTCAATAGGAAGGCCAAGTAG
- a CDS encoding heme-binding protein, producing MRKILIPALLACCIALFSVPAFAEGPVKTLPGDITLVQAQAILKAALKKAVEIKVPVNIAIVDAGGNLKAFYRQEDAFLGSIDISIKKAVTARYFNMTTRALGAASVPGQPLYGIEASNDGLILFAGGVLLVDKNDVIIGAIGVSGGTVDEDESVAMAGAAVIK from the coding sequence ATGCGAAAAATTCTGATTCCCGCCCTTCTTGCCTGTTGCATCGCATTGTTTTCCGTGCCCGCCTTCGCGGAAGGCCCGGTCAAGACCCTGCCCGGCGATATCACCCTGGTTCAGGCTCAAGCCATTCTCAAGGCCGCGTTGAAAAAGGCCGTAGAGATCAAGGTCCCCGTGAATATCGCCATCGTGGACGCCGGGGGCAACCTCAAGGCCTTCTACCGCCAGGAAGACGCCTTCCTCGGCAGCATCGACATTTCGATCAAGAAGGCCGTCACGGCCCGTTACTTCAACATGACCACCCGCGCCCTGGGCGCCGCGTCCGTGCCCGGCCAGCCCCTGTACGGCATCGAGGCCAGCAATGACGGTCTGATCCTGTTTGCCGGCGGCGTGCTGCTCGTGGACAAGAACGACGTCATCATCGGCGCCATTGGCGTGTCCGGCGGCACCGTGGACGAGGATGAGAGCGTAGCCATGGCCGGAGCCGCCGTCATCAAGTAG
- a CDS encoding zinc ABC transporter substrate-binding protein: MAVSHLMKKVFLAALGLVLAWGGPALAQGKVRAFVSILPQQYFVERIGGDLVDVSVLVLPGANPHMYEPSPRQMTALAQAQVYFAIGVNLEDTWLPKLADANRDMLVVRTQEGVEKFPMAAHHHDGEGLHEEHEHEAEHEGMHGEHDHGILDPHIWLDPVRVKTIARNTCTGLVQVDPAHHAVYEANLAAFLKDLDGLNASIAKTLAGLPANKRTFMVFHPSWGYFAKRYSLNQVAIEAGGSEPSPRHLAEIVEHGRELGVSVVFVQPQFSQRSADVIAAELHAKVVPLDPLAADWRDNLLHAADAFDQALR, from the coding sequence ATGGCGGTTTCTCATTTGATGAAAAAGGTGTTTTTGGCCGCGCTCGGGCTGGTCCTGGCCTGGGGCGGGCCCGCGCTGGCGCAGGGCAAGGTGCGGGCATTCGTGTCCATTCTGCCGCAGCAATATTTCGTGGAGCGCATCGGCGGGGATCTGGTGGATGTGAGCGTGCTGGTTCTGCCCGGGGCCAATCCGCACATGTACGAACCCAGCCCCCGACAGATGACCGCCCTGGCCCAGGCACAGGTCTATTTCGCCATCGGCGTCAACCTGGAGGACACCTGGTTGCCCAAGCTGGCAGACGCCAATCGCGACATGCTCGTGGTCCGCACCCAGGAGGGCGTGGAGAAATTTCCCATGGCCGCCCATCATCATGACGGGGAGGGCCTGCATGAGGAGCACGAGCACGAAGCCGAGCACGAAGGGATGCACGGGGAGCACGATCACGGCATCCTCGATCCGCACATTTGGCTCGACCCCGTGCGCGTGAAGACCATCGCGCGGAACACCTGCACGGGGCTGGTTCAGGTCGATCCGGCCCACCATGCCGTCTACGAGGCCAACCTGGCTGCATTTCTCAAGGACCTGGACGGGTTGAACGCCTCCATCGCCAAGACCTTGGCGGGCCTTCCGGCGAACAAGCGGACCTTCATGGTCTTCCATCCATCCTGGGGCTATTTCGCCAAGCGTTACAGCCTGAACCAGGTGGCCATCGAAGCGGGCGGCAGTGAACCGAGCCCCAGACATCTGGCCGAGATCGTCGAGCACGGCCGTGAACTGGGCGTGTCCGTGGTCTTTGTCCAACCCCAGTTCTCCCAGCGCAGCGCCGACGTCATCGCCGCGGAGCTGCACGCCAAGGTGGTGCCCCTTGATCCTCTGGCGGCGGACTGGCGGGATAACCTGCTGCACGCGGCCGACGCCTTTGACCAGGCGCTCCGCTAA
- a CDS encoding Fur family transcriptional regulator, translating into MTLHDTAGAAREFLEQTGLEPTLNRILVLSAVVAHHRPVTAGEVHAEVLREHKLNRVTVYRILDLLAEKGAINRFNSGERAQHYCVGRNHSHFHCTACGRVRCIANEDLHFDESAVADALNLAVSHVDLHLEGLCPDCARAAG; encoded by the coding sequence ATGACGCTGCACGATACGGCCGGAGCCGCCCGGGAATTCCTGGAGCAGACCGGCCTCGAACCGACCCTCAACCGCATTCTGGTCCTGTCCGCCGTGGTCGCGCACCACCGGCCTGTGACCGCCGGGGAGGTGCACGCCGAGGTCCTGCGTGAGCATAAGCTCAACCGGGTCACGGTCTACCGCATCCTCGACCTGTTGGCCGAGAAGGGCGCGATCAATCGCTTCAACTCGGGCGAACGCGCCCAGCATTACTGCGTGGGCCGGAATCACAGCCACTTCCATTGCACCGCCTGCGGCCGCGTCCGGTGCATCGCCAACGAAGACCTGCACTTCGACGAATCCGCCGTGGCCGACGCCCTCAATCTGGCCGTCAGCCATGTGGACCTTCACCTTGAGGGTCTCTGCCCCGACTGCGCCCGCGCAGCGGGGTAG
- a CDS encoding YkgJ family cysteine cluster protein, whose amino-acid sequence MQIPTTNEPQCSRCGQCCRKGGPALHTQDLPLIQDGTIPLADIVTLRAGEWVYDQPAGTVVPLTAEMLKIKGRDGAWTCIYLSPESNLCAVYATRPAECEILFCADTGPLQAMYEKDRLTRADLLPEGHPLLELMAEHDRRCDPARMEELVQAARDGDREAGETLKEMVVYDMELRRLIPEKSGMAPELNDFLFGRPLRVLLGAMNVKVYDMGDTVRFNFQA is encoded by the coding sequence TTGCAAATTCCAACCACTAACGAGCCGCAATGCAGCCGTTGCGGGCAGTGTTGCCGCAAGGGCGGCCCGGCCCTCCACACACAGGACCTTCCGCTCATCCAGGACGGCACCATCCCCCTGGCCGACATCGTCACCCTGCGCGCCGGGGAATGGGTTTACGATCAGCCCGCGGGCACGGTCGTGCCGCTCACGGCGGAGATGCTCAAGATCAAAGGCCGCGACGGCGCCTGGACCTGCATCTACCTGAGTCCCGAGAGCAATCTCTGCGCGGTCTACGCCACTCGGCCCGCCGAATGCGAGATCCTGTTCTGCGCGGACACCGGCCCGCTTCAGGCCATGTACGAAAAGGACAGACTGACCCGCGCCGACCTCTTGCCCGAGGGACACCCCCTGCTTGAGCTCATGGCCGAGCACGACCGCCGCTGCGACCCGGCACGCATGGAAGAGCTGGTCCAGGCGGCCCGCGATGGCGACCGCGAGGCAGGCGAGACGCTCAAGGAGATGGTCGTCTACGACATGGAGCTGCGCCGGCTGATCCCGGAAAAATCGGGCATGGCCCCAGAGCTGAACGACTTCCTCTTCGGCAGGCCCCTGCGCGTCCTGCTCGGCGCCATGAACGTCAAGGTCTACGACATGGGCGATACGGTCCGCTTCAACTTCCAAGCCTAG
- the dsrA gene encoding dissimilatory-type sulfite reductase subunit alpha produces the protein MAKHKTPMLDQLETGPWPSFVSDIKQEADARAKNEKGLDYQIPVDCPEDLLGVLEMSYEDGETHWKHGGIVGVFGYGGGVIGRYCDQPEKFPGVAHFHTVRVAQPNGKWYNTELLRNLIKIWELRGSGLTNMHGATGDIVFLGTTTPQLEEIFWELTHDLEIDLGGSGSNLRTPATCLGMSRCEYACYDTQELCYNLTQEYQDELHRPAFPYKFKFKFDGCPNGCVAAIARSDLSFIGTWKDQIKVDQEAVAAYVGGEIAPNAGAHAGRDWGAFDIQKEVVDLCPSKCITYADGKLTIDDKECVRCMHCINTMPRALKVGDERGCSVLCGAKAPILDGPQMGSLLVPFMEVNKEDDYQSIKDLIENIWDWWMEEGKNRERIGETMKRLGMSALIDAAGVPVDPRQVQEPRHNPYIFWKAEDVEGGWDRDINDFRKRHQR, from the coding sequence ATGGCGAAACACAAAACTCCTATGTTGGATCAGCTGGAGACCGGCCCGTGGCCCAGCTTCGTATCCGACATCAAACAGGAGGCTGACGCTCGAGCCAAGAACGAGAAGGGTCTGGATTACCAGATTCCCGTCGATTGCCCCGAAGATCTGCTGGGTGTCCTGGAAATGTCCTACGAGGACGGCGAAACCCACTGGAAGCACGGCGGCATCGTCGGCGTTTTCGGTTACGGCGGCGGCGTCATCGGCCGTTACTGTGACCAGCCGGAGAAGTTCCCCGGCGTGGCGCACTTCCACACCGTGCGCGTGGCTCAGCCCAACGGCAAGTGGTACAACACCGAGTTGCTGCGCAACCTGATCAAGATTTGGGAGCTTCGTGGTTCCGGTCTGACCAACATGCACGGCGCCACCGGCGACATCGTGTTCCTGGGCACCACCACCCCGCAGCTTGAGGAAATTTTCTGGGAACTGACTCACGACCTGGAAATCGACCTTGGCGGCTCCGGCTCCAACCTGCGTACCCCCGCCACCTGCCTCGGCATGTCCCGCTGCGAGTACGCTTGTTACGATACGCAGGAGCTGTGCTACAACCTGACCCAGGAATACCAGGACGAGCTCCATCGCCCGGCGTTCCCCTACAAGTTCAAGTTCAAGTTCGACGGTTGCCCCAACGGTTGCGTGGCCGCCATCGCCCGTTCCGACCTTTCCTTCATCGGTACCTGGAAAGACCAGATCAAGGTTGACCAGGAAGCCGTGGCCGCCTACGTCGGCGGCGAGATCGCTCCCAACGCCGGTGCCCACGCGGGCCGCGACTGGGGTGCGTTCGACATCCAGAAGGAAGTCGTGGACCTGTGTCCTTCCAAGTGCATCACCTACGCCGACGGCAAACTGACCATCGACGACAAGGAATGCGTCCGCTGCATGCACTGCATCAACACCATGCCTCGCGCGCTGAAGGTCGGCGACGAGCGCGGTTGTTCTGTCCTGTGCGGCGCCAAGGCCCCCATCCTCGACGGTCCCCAGATGGGCTCTCTCCTGGTTCCCTTCATGGAAGTGAACAAGGAAGACGACTACCAGTCCATTAAGGATCTCATCGAGAACATCTGGGATTGGTGGATGGAAGAAGGCAAGAACCGTGAGCGCATCGGTGAGACCATGAAGCGTCTCGGCATGTCCGCTCTGATCGATGCCGCCGGCGTGCCCGTCGATCCCCGTCAGGTTCAGGAGCCTCGTCACAACCCCTACATCTTCTGGAAAGCCGAAGATGTCGAAGGTGGTTGGGATCGCGACATCAACGATTTCCGCAAGCGTCACCAGCGCTAA